The Dysidea avara chromosome 11, odDysAvar1.4, whole genome shotgun sequence genome includes the window acacacaccccTGTTGTGGACTACCCATGCGGGTCACGTCTCCCTTCAATTGAAGAGGCAAAAATGAAGATGTCACACCTGGTGTTTCGCTCTCCAATGTATGGTAAGGCCCCTAGTGTTCTTGAACCAACGTTGACAAGTTGGACACTGCACTGCATCTGACTGGGGTTCATTGCATTTATGATGCTTTAAATCTCCAGATCTCCTGAACTGTCTTCCACAAATTCCACATACTAATGGCACCTGCGGGTTGACTGCTGGTCTATTTATTGCTGACTCATCCTCCCTACATCTGTGCACTGCCAAACCTCCCCTACTCCTGAACCATCGATCACAGAGTTGACACTGCACAGCACCAGCCTGCTCCTGGATTGGTTCAGACCTCTCCACAGTACATTTATGACGTGCTTCGTCACATTCTCTTTGGAAGCTCTTACTACACACATGGCATACTACATTCTTTACTAGTTGATTGGGCAGCTCCACACTTTGGCTACAAATAGATCTCCACTTTTCCCTCTCCTGAGCTTGACAATACCAATAACCATCACTTATTCCCACATTCTTCAAATCAAGATCTCTCCACCACTTCCTTGGTCCACAAGAATGAGACAATCATCCAAAGAGACAAAAATCTTCGGAAAGCAAAAATCTGGCATTCTAGACAAACGTCCAAGCCACTCCAGGCGCCAGTATTCCAGCTTAATGTCCATGGTTTCCATATCACCCCACTACTCTCTAGACGTAATACGTTCCTCCCATTGCTTCGTGCTGGAAAATTTTAATACAGTTTTAAGACATCTGTGATGGAAACAATTTAACTTGATGGTTCTTAAGTGGTACCCAGCACTCACTACCATAAATCAGAACAGACAATACACAAGCTCCATACACATGTCTCTTTGTCACAGTGGATAGATGGGAGTTATCAAAAACAGCATGTCGAAGTGCTCCAAAAACCTTTGAAGCACTTGCAATTCTATTCTCAACATTAACATCCAGCCTTCCACTGTCAGCAATCAATGAGTCAAGGTATGGGAACTCACTAACACATTCAATATTGTTGTCATCTATTACAAGTGGCATCCTGTCTTCTTCCGTCAAATCACACCCAGTCACCAAGAACTTAGTTTTGCTAAAACTCACTGTCAGTCCAAGTGAGCTAACAACATCAACATAAGCTTGGGTGGCAGCAACTGCACCCTGCCTTGAGCACGCCAACAACAccacatcatcagcaaactctCCCTTGTACAGCTGTACTTCCTGAGCATTCCTAGTAGCCCTATGAAATAACTTCTGGTCAAGCTTGTGTAACAGAAGCGTACCCACACCTTCCAATCCTTCCACCCTATGAAGCCATCTCTCAGAAACAATGCTTGCATTAAGGTTAAACAGGGTTGGAGCCATCGTACAGTCCTGCCTGAGACCATTAGAAACATCAAAATCATCAAGCAGTGTTCCATCCACTCTGACCCTGGTCCTCATGCCACTATGGAAGGATTTCACCAAGTCTATCATTGCCTCTGGTACACCTAACTTCTGTAAAGCAATCCAAAGAGCCTCACATGGGACTGAATTGTAAGCTTTCCTGGGGtccacaaaaataaaaaaatactgTTTGATGTTATGTTCAAAGGCTTTTTTCAAATAATTGACAAACCATAAACATCATGTCAGTACAGCCACAACCTCGCTGGAACCCACACTGAGACTCTGGCAATTCCACCTCAGCAAGCTTCTGCAAACGATCTTGCACAATTCTTCCCACTAACTTTCCCACTACATCAAGTAATGCTATACCCCTCCAGTTATCACAAAGGTGTAGATTTCCCTTCTTAGGAATGGGGATAAGGATAGCATTTTTCCACGCCTGTGGCACCTTGTGTTCCTTCCAAACTGCATGCACAAAGTCTGTAAGCATGATCACAAATTCTGCTACATGTAATCCAACCTTCTACATCTCTGGCAAAATACCAGAGCTTCCTACTGCCTTGCCATTCTTTATCTTATCAAGAGCTGCCACTACATCCTCACTGGTAGGTAGGGTCTCACATACTCCAATTCATCTACAGAAAATTGACTAACAACACTCAGCAAAGTGGTGATTCCAACCAACATTGGTGTTGTACCTCAACATCCAAACAAGGAGCACCTCCCTCATCATAAATAGTCACTACCCGTAAAGGGAGCAACCCTCTTCTGCCACATTGCATATTAAATAATACATCATCAAACCCGCTTTCCACCAAATCTATCCTTCTCAATCTCCTCTGCTTTTTTCTGGAACCAAGTATTCTTAGCTTTCCTCACTGCTTACCTGACTTCACCCCTCAACTGCCGGAAAAGAGCAATGTCCCTCTGAGCTCTAATTTTCAACCAGTGTGAATAAGCATTGTTCCTAGCTGTTAGCAATGGCCTTAAGCCCCCAAATGACTCAGCAAACCAGTCAGGCTGGCAGTGCCTTGAAGTCCCTAGCACCTCTGCTGCAGTCGAAACAATGGCAGTACGCACAGACTGCCACTGCTTCTCTATCCCACATTCTGCTGTCCAGCTCTCACTGGATATAGGCAATACAAAAAGTTTGtttattttgaaatatgtacacACAACATGGTATGCAGTATTGTAACACTATAAGTACAAAAATGCATAGTTTAGGTGAGTTAACTTAAATGTCTGACAAACTGGTAGTGAAGCATTTGAATCTCTCAAGTTTTCTGCAGTGACTGTCTCAGCTCAGACCGGTCTTCATTAGCCAACAAGTCACCAGGTGAAAACTGATGTAAGCTATGCATCGGCCTCAGTCGAACCTACACAACGAACAATTAAGAGGTCCTTCTCATTACAGCTCTTGTACTTTACAATGTGAACTCACTTGACACCAAAGACTGTTGATCAGGACTGATCATTAACTGCAGTGCTGTTGTTTAACAACTATAGAAGAATCAAGTGTTAGTCAAACAGGAAAATATTTGATAAGCTCATACTTACCATATAGTCTACAGTACTTTCCACACTTGAAACTATAGACTGATACACACTGGTGTACTTGTAGATGAAACAGCACATACATATTATTTGCATGTGTGATTTTGCTAGTATAAGATCATAACAGAAAATGAACATTTAACAAGTTGTGTTTTTGTGGTAATCTCCTTTAGAGGCACCTTCACAGAAAGCCtgctgttttactgtgataatTTTAAATTTCCCCAAGGAGGAAAATTTACATTAGTGAAAATGTGACTTTAACATCGAGGAAATGCTGTATACAAAAGTGTTTGACTGTAAGAAGTCCCTTAAAACCTCAAATATTGTCAGTGGTCAGAGTTGAGGTTGGGGTGGAGTACCATCTGATTATGCCCACACTTACTAATCACACCAACTATATTTCTTATTTGGTAGTAAACAGGAAAAGGTTGTGTACTGATTTGATGATTGGCTGAGATATAAAAGTACACACCCAAAATCTGTATACATGTTACTGCTTGTTCTCTGTTCTTGATTCTGAGAAGGATTGGATCAGAAATGGAACAAATAAAGATGGGACTGATTATTTTGCTAGTGGCTGTAACTTCTGTTTTGTGTGAAGGGTAAGCAGCTTAGAATATTGTATATAAACAGTACCTTTGTTCATGTAGACAAGCTAAAGAATTAGTTGATCTCTATAAGGTAAGTAATAAGCTAAGATTTAGAAACATGTCTGTCTATCTAGGAGTAAAATTACTATGTGTATATTGCATCTGTTTTACTGTGGGAGTTTCAGTGAACTAGGAAAACAACCTTCACGAGTGTAGTCTGTTGTATTATCTTGGAACATGGCACAGGAATTTATCTGTGTTACACATGTATGCTAAAGATTGGAATACATCAAGGAGGGTACAACTCGGAGGTATGAAGATGAGGTAAAGAGTTGCTTGAAAGACTTCTTTCTTTTGGGCAACTGTTTAATCTAGCTACTAAACAAGACTGTATGGCGACTATGAAGGAGGGGTGTTTATCAACAAAACCAACAATCACATATTCCTTGATATCAACTTTATACCACAGAGTTGCACTCTCCTTGATGTACTCCTCTATCCTTAGCATACAACACAGATTCGAGTTTTAGGAAGGGCCAAAAATTGTTTTTTACTTTGTTGTTAATCTCATTATTTGTAGCACCATGCAGAATTATTTGCACTAGGTGTTCATTTGAAATGCGGCGTTTACTTGAAACCTggaatttttgttgttgttgttgtacaacTCTATTGCTACCACTTTTTTCCTCCAATGACTAAAATACAACCAGACATTGATCAATACAGTACCTTATTTCCATTGTTATCGaatgtattatgtacatgtgtacatacatagatGACTGTTATATTTATGCATTTACTTTTTTAGTAATACATATGATTTCTTGAAATTTAATGGCCTTATTTATAATGTCATCTTCTACCGTTCCTATATAGAGACAGACTGCTACTCCACCTAGTGAGACATGTGATAGTTCTAGTGAAGGAACATCAACTGGTGCAAGTGGTGACATGATATGGGTCTGTAGGAGTAGTACATGGACCCCATTCAGGTAAAACCATACATGTTTGGTCTAGCATACTGACACTGTTGATACACAGGTTGACCCCAGCAGTTGGTTCCTCTAGAACAATGAGTGGCAGCTCATGTAAGAGGATCAAAGAGCAATTAACAGGTGCATGTAGTGAACCATTAAGTAGTGGAATGTACTGGGTACAAGGCACACAGGTATGTAAGTGCCACAATATTTTGGTATGGTTCAGTACAACTCTTTGACTAGATATACTGTGACATGGATGAATTAGATGGTGGAGGATGGACCTTGGCATGGCAGCACTCTTATACAGAAAATTATCCATTAACCAACAAGATGACATACTTCAGTAATGACTTTCAGGCTTGTACCACACGAGCATCTGGATGGTGTAACATACCAAATAAGGCAAGATTCAGTGCTACAGAACAAATGATTGTGGCATATCATGAAGGAACTGTAGTGTATGCCTATAAGGGATTATTTAACAGGAATATTGATTTTAACTGGAGTGGAGCTATACTACTAGATCCCGTGAAGATTGTGGATAGATGTACACAGGAAGTTGGAATTCAACCAGCTCCTGAAAACAAAATTGCTGTTGGATTTACCTTTGACAAGTGGACACCATACAACTACAAGGCTAACTGTGACACCTACAGAGGTACTTATCCAAGACCTAATGATTGCCGATGGGAGAACTGCAAATTACCATCATCCATTTCAAGCAAAGCAGACCACGTCCAAATGACAGTGGCTATTTTTATGCGTTAACTGCAGTAGGTGTAATGTCTAGACCAAGACTGAACACTTTCTATTGTATACAGTAACATTTATGTTAGGGTGTAGTAGGTGGTAAGAATATGCGCTAATATATAATTTGATGTCTTTGTTTTCTTTTGCTGaacttttaaattaaaattattGTCTAAATTTGGAGAATCAttaatatacatatgtatagtaGGAAAGTTTggcaaggaaaattttgacaaatgaATGTAGCAACACATATACCAAACCTTTTAAACCAATTCTGTCCCATACAAGCTGTTTATAGCTTTAGTCAAGCTCTACATGAACAAAAACTTTTCATAGTGAATAACTGAAAGTTTCTTTCTAGTATTCCCACAAAATTTCCATGTTTGAAaaagcacacacacaattaaCAGCACAGATCTCATGATAGCAATCTTGCATGATGATAACAGGAAACACACTTTAACAAGTTATCACATCCCTCTATTTCAAGTTAAGGTCCAATGTGAATATGCACACGCATTTATCCTCTGGATTATATTTTAggctgtaccgataccaatattaTATTGATATCAGTACCGATATTACGACTATCGGTATCCGTCAATTGCAAGGCTATATATAGTACAGATACTTCACTTGAGTAGCGATGTACTAGTAAAAGTAATATTAAAAGCACTTTACCTGTACAGTGACTTTGTAGACATGTGGTAAAATTCTTGGATACTATGGGTTCAATCCTCCATATGGTCATATATAATTTTTTGAGGGTTTTTTGTACTACTTTTTTTGCTGAAACGTTTACAATCTATGACACTGCTTTGACCTCTTGCACTGACCAAAAACAGACAACTTTACACTTTGTGAACAATCATTggttaggaattttaaaaaattcaacACAACCATAGTGATTATGCTGTGTAATCTTATCATCACAATAATACATATCGGTTACACTTTTCAAGTATCGGCTGAATATTTAATATCGGTTTATTAGAAAACCTGTATTGGAAATAGACAAAAAATATCAGATATCAGATATATCAGCTGTAAAATGTGGTATTGGTACAGCTCtattgtattgttatagttCTACTAAAATGAAGCACACATCATTAATGTTGTGTGCTTATTTTCTATTTGGTTTGTTTGTTCTCCACAATATATTAATGTATAGAAGGTCATTGTATATAGGACAGCTTGAACTACACCAACATACATTCCTGCCTCCTGCAAACTACATGATCAACGGTTCGAGTACTTTTACATTCAAGAATTGCAGGTACATAGGTTATGCTAGCAAGAGTATAATATATAATGAGTATAAAATTTAGTTATACCCAATGAAAATGAGCTGACACGAAAAATTTGGACCCTCCTATTTAATTCTTCCAGGTCCAAATATATCAAAATATTTGGAACTAAACGTTTGAAATATATAAACCCCTCTGTAATGTTCTATCTCCCCtacaaaatttattattaacaccatTTGCACGCATTCGGTTGGTCCAGATATTTCAGCTCAAATAATCGATCCCCCTGTATTATCATCCTTGCCCTTAGCTGGTGCATTCAGCTAACCAGAGCCTGatattatggtcagacatctgccaTTTTCTGACCATTTTTGACTaatgtctgaacacttttagaCATTTTTGTAAGTACTATTGAGTATGTCCGACCAAATAGCAGGAtttgtcagatcatttccaaaacaTATTTTCAGGCCCTGCAAACTACCCCAGTTTCTTTGCATTACAGAAACATGACAAACATATAATACCGTAGGTCTATAATCTAGTGTTTAACTATACTTCAGGCAAGTGTTCACCACAGGGTAGAGCCTCAGCCACGGGGAAGCAGGGGAATAAATATTTTAAGTACGTAAGTGAACTTATTCTCCCCACAACTGCACAACCTTACATTTAAATGAAATTTCCTACAGTCAATAAAGTCAATAGAAAGGAGGAATAAAACACTTATATATTTGCTCCCCTACACTCCCAAAACATAAGAGGTGAAACCATCATTGATAAATGATGCAGAATgtgtacaaaaagaaaaaatAAATGACAGGTAAAGCTTTGGATGCAAGTGACCAAACAGGACCACAGCACAAGGAACCTTGTGTGGTTACAAAAatagaatttagctacaacagTAAAATAAAGTTATTAAGTATGGTTGGCTGAGTCCATCCACTCTTTGCATAATTGAGCTAAGAAGTTTATTTCAGAAGATGAAATACTTTTACAGACAACATCATCCAACATCTTCTTAACAAACAATGTGGAAGATGCTGTTAATTCAGCAGATTGTTTCCTGGAAAGGGCTGATTGTATATGATGTACAGAGTCCAGAGGGCAAGTCAATTCTAACATAGCATTTTCATAGCGAAATGAATAATATCTGGGTGATAGCATGTTGTTAGCATGGATATTGGAATGGTTGTTTAAGGTGTTTCAGTAGCTAGCTCGGTAGTTCTGTAGGTTTGCATACACTTGAACAAACGAAATattagcaaaaattttaatgagtTTTGTAGCTAGAGTATGCAGTACCATATTGTGATGGTAGGTGTATCTCTGCTGACAGGGGACAACTGTTTAAAATATGTGCAGGTGGATTACACAATAAGCACTTTGCATCACATTGCATGGATCAATGCTGAAAACTGACAACAGTGGGCAAAGTGTTGGCAGAGGCAGCCCGCAAGAGAAATGATAATTGACTACTCCTGCGTTTATATTGAAAGGGGAATTTAATATTTCAATTAAGtgaaacatttgttacaactgTTAAGTGTATATAAGAGTGGACTGTCTATGATACTAAAAACCTTGGAAATCAGTGTCACTGACTATGTAAATCTCATGGTGTCCTTTTCTATTGGTTGCAGCTTGATTTTCAGGGGTGAGGATCAATTAGAAATATTTGGACCCGTAAAGCACATGATACTGGTAGCTCTTCTAGAGgggggataaaatatttcagaggATCCAAATATTTCAAGAAAAAGTGGACCGGGAGTCCACTTTTTTTGGGGGTCCAAATATATCGTTACAGAACCCATGAAGTATTCCAGATATCGCAGATAATTTTTTTATAAACTCACCAGTAGTTGATTGTTAAAAGTTAACGCATTTTGAGCAGCTTTAAGTCTGGATGTATTTGTCCACTTTGAGCTTCACAATGAACAGCATTCCTTCAAGTTGAACATCTTTTGTTCATCAAGTTGAAGAAACTAAGACTGATGATGAAATTCTAACTATGTATGACCATCATGATGATGTGTGGTTGATACTATAGATAGGACAGAGCATATACTGTTGGAATGGAAGATAGTGATGAATTCATATATAAAGAAACTAACAGTAACAACATGGAACAGGGAATAACAACAATGTTGAAAAAGATCATTCCATCATGAAGTTTGTTAAATGAAGCTTGATAAGTTTCCAGGGCTTTATTTTTTCACTAGTCCAGCATACAACAGGTACGTAACTCCATGGTAGTGATAACGCAGTGTACAGTGATGCTTCATCCATCATTCGGCTTATACGCAATTGCCTTTGTTAACCAAGTAAGTAGAAGGATTATAAATTTGAGCATGGATATTATACATATAAATAAAATGTAGTTAAACAAGGCAATGGTTGCAGTCATACTAATACACACTTATTATTCCTAGGGCTAAAACAACATATTCTAAATGCTAATGaaacaaataattttaaaaggaaTGAATATTCAAATATTCTAAGTGTATGCATTGAGCTCACACATACTAAAAAATTATGTTTCCATAGGTTTCCATACAAATTGTATACTTTCATAGGTTTCCatacaaaataatttgctaCATTCATGCTTATCCTTTGGTACAACTCTTATAAGTGTTATTATTTTGTAAGAAAATGGCAAAGCATTTCATAAAGTTTTAAAATCTAATGCTTTACCATTGTGAGTATATTCCTATAGAATATTGAATCTGCTCCAACAGCATTCGAATACTTGATTTAGAACGAATAACGAGATATTTAAATGGTTTGCTTTAGCCTTGCTTATTCCTcataatattgtgactggatctgggaaaaccggtcttattgcccatgtcagcagattctaTTTTTTACCAAAAACATaaagttacatgaataaactatctaatttcacaatcaaaatcagctatgGTCTGCTTTTTGCAAGCTCAGTGATGAtctgtacgtgtggtgtggggccttaatggagctcggCTGGTCAGCCTatggatggctgtatgtggctgtacagctccgtggtgttgaataaaggcctctgctgtgaatttcctttcattttaaccagttttgagacctgaatggcccaaaacttggcctagtTTATACCTATGTCTTCCTTTTCAAATTTTAAACCAGCCTCTAGCCCTCTTTCCAGGCCCCTGCCTCCCTcccttgcctgatacagtcaaccacaGTTTAAAACCATCTAAAATgacgggaaacttagctgttggctacttgcacagtggatatCTGGAagataaggaattggtgtaaaacatgtgaaaatttggtatacatagcttcaaccattggcgagctacaacacactaaacacttaaaaccggcatttctcgatacttctagctaggcaataagaccggttttcccagactgggtcacatatacagtagctTGTCAATAGTAATGTACAGCCATAATTGAAGTACATACAATTTAAATGTGTACTAATATGGCTGCAGGTCTAGATATCTTCCCTAAGTTCCCTACATTGTATTTCTAcaattttttggaattttcaactagagtaagggcCATAgccatcgataaaagtactgaaacaagctggatattaatttaaatcacagtaaaacaataagaagtgttgtatccctaccaTGCTCAAGATAtcaaaatacacagtagggatataacacttcttattgttttactgtgatttaatatgatgcactactccagcttatttcagtacttttattgatgtgctatggtccctactcttagACTAGTTGAAAATgccatttttttttgtttacttgtttgttaactttctttTGTGAAATAAGATTATTATGAATCGCGAATCCATGCAAACTACATCAAAAgcaagaaatggtgccgcatgccccagctatcaattatcgtctgaataATGAAGTATCCTTTAcattttgttgtcagctatgtaaCCCATTATGTAGCAtaacaaatcaagaactgttcgaaaaacactgctgcaatcaaagtagccactatgaaaaatatggacaatttccattatgaagggaagccatcatgtgctgccAATATGAAGGGAAACCATGACATggtactgccaaatcgacacctttcactgtcagcaaaaatgaatgggacacaaaggatgacactggtaagtcaatgaagaatgcattgtatgtactgtggcaTGCCATGTCTGGCTGAAGTGAgtatcaagcccatagccttagctgttctcgagttacacttgtctgaagtgGGGGTCCGCAACTCCTTTGAAATCTCATACAGCCTCTTTGATATCTTGTTGAAATCTCAAATCTTAGCtgattttgaaatctgaaatcttgaaAACTTGTTGTAAAATTCCATATATTTTACATATACTC containing:
- the LOC136238023 gene encoding uncharacterized protein is translated as MEQIKMGLIILLVAVTSVLCEGQAKELVDLYKRQTATPPSETCDSSSEGTSTGASGDMIWVCRSSTWTPFRLTPAVGSSRTMSGSSCKRIKEQLTGACSEPLSSGMYWVQGTQIYCDMDELDGGGWTLAWQHSYTENYPLTNKMTYFSNDFQACTTRASGWCNIPNKARFSATEQMIVAYHEGTVVYAYKGLFNRNIDFNWSGAILLDPVKIVDRCTQEVGIQPAPENKIAVGFTFDKWTPYNYKANCDTYRGTYPRPNDCRWENCKLPSSISSKADHVQMTVAIFMR
- the LOC136237640 gene encoding zinc finger and SCAN domain-containing protein 26-like, translating into MDIKLEYWRLEWLGRLSRMPDFCFPKIFVSLDDCLILVDQGSAQEREKWRSICSQSVELPNQLVKNVVCHVCSKSFQRECDEARHKCTVERSEPIQEQAGAVQCQLCDRWFRSRGGLAVHRCREDESAINRPAVNPQVPLVCGICGRQFRRSGDLKHHKCNEPQSDAVQCPTCQRWFKNTRGLTIHWRAKHQVHLLKSLAFSGIPPVYSVTTHLVELILQDEAPLCYSAFKLSGYTPSQHASV
- the LOC136237641 gene encoding uncharacterized protein; amino-acid sequence: MISPDQQSLVRLRPMHSLHQFSPGDLLANEDRESWTAECGIEKQWQSVRTAIVSTAAEVLGTSRHCQPDWFAESFGGLRPLLTARNNAYSHWLKIRAQRDIALFRQLRGEVRRGLLPLRVVTIYDEGGAPCLDVEVQHQCCEDVVAALDKIKNGKAVGSSDFVHAVWKEHKVPQAWKNAILIPIPKKGNLHLCDNWRGIALLDVVGKLVGRIVQDRLQKLAEVELPESQCGFQRGCGCTDMMKAYNSVPCEALWIALQKLGVPEAMIDLVKSFHSGMRTRVRVDGTLLDDFDVSNGLRQDCTMAPTLFNLNASIVSERWLHRVEGLEGVGTLLLHKLDQKLFHRATRNAQEVQLYKGEFADDVVLLACSRQGAVAATQAYVDVVSSLGLTVSFSKTKFLVTGCDLTEEDRMPLVIDDNNIECVSEFPYLDSLIADSGRLDVNVENRIASASKVFGALRHAVFDNSHLSTVTKRHVYGACVLSVLIYGSECWVPLKNHQVKLFPSQMS